A genomic window from Glycine max cultivar Williams 82 chromosome 17, Glycine_max_v4.0, whole genome shotgun sequence includes:
- the LOC100819947 gene encoding zinc finger protein SHOOT GRAVITROPISM 5 isoform X1, giving the protein MEDEINRELDLLPSSRSESSLLRLRSAVSSSSTTDCGGGGGGGATPSLDLQLSISVRPPAAVLMCDGVDALKWQAAEQIRLAAMEKAYAERVRELTRREMEMAQSEFARARQMWERAREEVERAERIKERATRKVDSTCMEITCHSCRQRFRPA; this is encoded by the coding sequence ATGGAAGACGAAATCAACAGAGAACTCGACCTTCTCCCATCCTCGCGCTCCGAATCCTCCCTCCTCCGCCTCCGCTCGGCggtctcctcctcctccaccacagACTGCGGCGGCGGCGGAGGCGGAGGCGCCACCCCCTCTCTCGACCTGCAGCTCTCCATCAGCGTGAGGCCGCCCGCGGCCGTGCTCATGTGCGACGGCGTGGACGCGCTCAAGTGGCAGGCCGCGGAGCAAATCCGCCTCGCTGCGATGGAGAAAGCCTACGCGGAGCGGGTGAGGGAGCTCACCCGCCGCGAGATGGAGATGGCGCAGTCGGAGTTCGCACGTGCGCGCCAAATGTGGGAGCGTGCGAGAGAAGAGGTTGAGCGCGCCGAGAGGATCAAGGAACGAGCCACCAGAAAGGTAGATTCCACGTGCATGGAGATCACTTGCCATTCCTGTAGGCAAAGGTTCAGGCCCgcttaa
- the LOC100819947 gene encoding zinc finger protein SHOOT GRAVITROPISM 5 isoform X2, with protein sequence MEDEINRELDLLPSSRSESSLLRLRSAVSSSSTTDCGGGGGGGATPSLDLQLSISVRPPAAVLMCDGVDALKWQAAEQIRLAAMEKAYAERVRELTRREMEMAQSEFARARQMWERAREEVERAERIKERATRK encoded by the exons ATGGAAGACGAAATCAACAGAGAACTCGACCTTCTCCCATCCTCGCGCTCCGAATCCTCCCTCCTCCGCCTCCGCTCGGCggtctcctcctcctccaccacagACTGCGGCGGCGGCGGAGGCGGAGGCGCCACCCCCTCTCTCGACCTGCAGCTCTCCATCAGCGTGAGGCCGCCCGCGGCCGTGCTCATGTGCGACGGCGTGGACGCGCTCAAGTGGCAGGCCGCGGAGCAAATCCGCCTCGCTGCGATGGAGAAAGCCTACGCGGAGCGGGTGAGGGAGCTCACCCGCCGCGAGATGGAGATGGCGCAGTCGGAGTTCGCACGTGCGCGCCAAATGTGGGAGCGTGCGAGAGAAGAGGTTGAGCGCGCCGAGAGGATCAAGGAACGAGCCACCAGAAAG TAG
- the LOC100775386 gene encoding glucuronoxylan 4-O-methyltransferase 2: MKGMNLTKKKLIPILVLILSIISILRLLSLNAKTSLFSTGISVLSSAPQQNCSQPLSTCNKTASHTPESSDKPMKPHNITTTLTEKEFKVLSDLIALKSPCNLLIFGFQPQYLILSSMNAAGSTIFLDDDSHKISKERKISNNTQIHKLEYNMPAKAGYKLLKHARQNPAACVPNPRFLQKSKCKLALKNLPSQVYEKNWDVMVVDGPSGDSPESPGRMGSIYTASVLARAGNVSDVVVHDVDRMIEKWFSWEFLCDENLLYSKGKLWHFRVRGHTNSTRFCPAEEGSTIGK, from the coding sequence ATGAAAGGGATGAATCTAACCAAAAAGAAACTCATCCCTATCCTTGTTTTGATCCTTTCAATCATATCAATCCTCAGACTTCTGAGCCTCAATGCCAAGACTTCACTTTTTTCCACTGGGATATCTGTTTTGTCCTCAGCTCCTCAACAAAATTGTTCTCAACCTTTGTCCACCTGCAACAAAACTGCATCACATACACCTGAATCCTCAGATAAGCCTATGAAACCTCACAACATCACCACCACCCTGACTGAGAAAGAATTCAAAGTTCTTTCTGATCTCATTGCTCTTAAATCCCCATGCAATCTTCTCATATTTGGCTTTCAACCTCAGTACCTTATCCTCTCTTCCATGAATGCAGCTGGTAGCACCATCTTTCTCGATGACGACTCCCATAAAATAAGCAAGGAAAGAAAAATCTCCAACAACACTCAAATACACAAACTTGAGTACAACATGCCAGCAAAAGCAGGCTACAAACTTCTCAAGCATGCAAGGCAGAACCCGGCTGCATGTGTACCAAATCCTAGATtccttcaaaaatcaaaatgcaaGCTTGCATTGAAAAACTTGCCATCACAAGTGTATGAGAAGAACTGGGATGTCATGGTGGTAGATGGACCTAGTGGGGATTCACCAGAGTCACCGGGTAGGATGGGGTCTATTTACACTGCTAGTGTACTAGCTAGAGCTGGGAATGTTTCAGATGTAGTAGTACATGATGTAGATCGTATGATAGAAAAGTGGTTTTCATGGGAGTTCTTGTGTGATGAGAATTTGTTGTATTCTAAAGGGAAGTTATGGCATTTCAGAGTTAGAGGTCACACAAATTCCACAAGATTCTGCCCTGCTGAGGAAGGTAGTACTATAGGGAAGTag